Proteins found in one Vallitalea guaymasensis genomic segment:
- a CDS encoding GNAT family N-acetyltransferase: MKVYDENILKDGQKLVIRNAQENDGQGLIDLLQTVDSETRFLAREPGEFNFTLEQEREFIKSTMNADNNQLLVGEIDDIIVANCSVGIVSNNKRYLHRAAMGISVRKKYWNKGIGKILMNECIKWCKEKGVEQLELEVVTQNTRAISMYENLGFEKYGTKKNALKYNDGTYADEYYMILFIE; this comes from the coding sequence ATGAAAGTATATGATGAGAATATTTTAAAAGATGGTCAAAAACTTGTTATACGTAATGCACAAGAAAATGACGGACAAGGTTTAATTGATTTATTACAGACAGTTGATAGTGAAACAAGATTCTTGGCACGTGAGCCTGGTGAATTTAATTTTACATTAGAACAAGAAAGAGAATTTATTAAAAGTACTATGAATGCTGATAATAACCAATTGTTAGTTGGTGAAATAGACGATATAATCGTAGCCAATTGCTCAGTTGGAATAGTTTCAAATAATAAAAGATATCTTCATAGAGCAGCTATGGGTATATCTGTTAGAAAGAAATATTGGAACAAGGGTATTGGGAAAATACTAATGAATGAATGTATTAAGTGGTGTAAAGAAAAAGGTGTTGAACAATTGGAACTAGAAGTTGTTACACAAAATACCAGAGCTATTTCAATGTACGAAAATCTAGGTTTTGAGAAATACGGAACTAAGAAAAATGCATTGAAATATAATGATGGAACTTATGCCGATGAATACTATATGATTTTATTTATAGAATAG
- a CDS encoding phosphoglycerate dehydrogenase → MYKIKTLNNIAEEGLNLFNDKFKIVDDADANGILLRSYKMHDMELPNSLEAIGRAGAGVNNIPIDRCSEKGIVVFNTPGANANAVKELVMAGLLLASRDIVGAIDWAKTLKGKGEEVPKLVEAGKSNFVGPEVRGKTLGVIGLGAIGVLVANAAKRLGMEVLGYDPFISVESAWELNHNIQKSDSLDELFMKSDYITIHVPLMDATKGMINEEKINLMKDGVRLLNFSRAGLCNDTDLEKALESGKVARYITDFPYDKVLNMKNVVCIPHLGASTPESEVNCAVMAVSEVKDYIENGNITNSVNYPECNMGACNAAGRIAVNHKNIPYMVSNITTALASKNINIIDMINKSKKDWAYTLIDVESKITDEIVDGLKEIEGIVKVRVLK, encoded by the coding sequence ATGTATAAGATTAAGACACTTAATAATATTGCTGAGGAAGGTCTTAACTTATTTAATGATAAGTTTAAAATAGTTGATGATGCTGACGCAAATGGTATATTACTAAGAAGTTATAAGATGCATGATATGGAATTGCCTAATAGTCTAGAAGCTATAGGTCGTGCAGGTGCAGGGGTTAACAATATTCCTATTGATAGATGTTCAGAAAAAGGGATTGTGGTCTTTAACACACCTGGTGCCAATGCCAATGCAGTTAAAGAATTAGTTATGGCTGGTCTTTTATTAGCTTCAAGAGATATTGTAGGAGCAATAGACTGGGCTAAGACTCTAAAAGGTAAAGGTGAAGAAGTACCTAAACTTGTAGAAGCCGGTAAATCCAATTTCGTAGGACCTGAAGTTAGAGGAAAAACTTTAGGAGTTATAGGATTAGGTGCTATAGGAGTTTTAGTTGCTAATGCCGCTAAAAGACTTGGAATGGAAGTATTAGGATATGACCCATTCATATCAGTTGAATCTGCATGGGAATTAAATCATAATATCCAAAAATCTGATAGCCTTGATGAATTGTTCATGAAATCAGATTACATAACTATACATGTTCCATTAATGGATGCTACAAAAGGCATGATTAATGAAGAAAAGATAAATCTTATGAAAGATGGAGTTAGATTATTGAATTTCTCCAGAGCTGGTTTATGTAATGATACTGATCTGGAAAAAGCTCTGGAATCTGGTAAGGTTGCAAGATATATAACTGATTTCCCATATGATAAGGTTCTTAATATGAAGAATGTAGTATGTATTCCTCATCTAGGAGCATCAACACCAGAATCAGAAGTAAATTGTGCTGTTATGGCAGTAAGTGAAGTAAAAGATTATATTGAAAATGGTAATATAACTAATTCAGTAAACTATCCAGAATGTAATATGGGTGCATGTAATGCTGCTGGCAGAATAGCAGTTAATCATAAAAACATCCCATATATGGTTAGTAATATAACAACTGCTCTTGCTTCTAAGAATATCAATATTATTGATATGATCAATAAGAGCAAAAAAGATTGGGCTTATACTTTGATTGATGTAGAAAGCAAGATTACTGATGAAATAGTTGATGGATTGAAGGAAATTGAAGGTATAGTTAAAGTTAGAGTATTAAAATAA
- the serC gene encoding 3-phosphoserine/phosphohydroxythreonine transaminase, with the protein MNRVYNFSAGPSMLPIEVLEKASKEMTNYNNTGMSVMEMSHRSAAYQDIIDTAEKTLREIMNIPDNYKVLFLQGGASTQFAMIPLNLLTGSKKADYVNTGAWSKKAIAEAKKYGEVNVVASSEDKTFTYIPELDKETFTKDADYFHITSNNTIYGTKFNELPDVGDVPIVADMSSNILSEEVDVNKYGVIYAGAQKNMGPAGVTVVIIREDLIGDPQDITPTMLKYKTHSDKGSMFNTPPTYSIYVAGMVFEWIKELGGIGAIQKRNEEKAKLIYDYLDSSKLFKGTVAQKDRSLMNIPFVLPTDELNAEFIKEAADRGMVNLKGHRTVGGMRASIYNAMPLEGVKKLVDFMKEFEENNK; encoded by the coding sequence ATGAACAGAGTTTATAATTTTTCAGCAGGACCATCTATGTTACCTATAGAAGTACTAGAAAAAGCTTCTAAAGAAATGACTAACTACAATAATACTGGTATGTCTGTTATGGAGATGAGCCATAGATCAGCAGCTTACCAAGATATTATTGATACAGCAGAAAAGACACTTAGAGAAATAATGAATATTCCTGATAATTATAAGGTATTATTCTTACAAGGTGGAGCTTCCACTCAATTTGCTATGATTCCTCTTAACTTATTAACTGGTTCCAAAAAAGCAGATTATGTTAATACAGGAGCATGGTCAAAAAAAGCTATAGCAGAAGCTAAGAAATATGGTGAAGTTAACGTAGTTGCTTCATCAGAAGACAAAACTTTTACATATATCCCAGAATTAGATAAAGAAACTTTTACAAAAGATGCAGATTATTTCCACATAACATCAAATAATACTATCTACGGAACTAAGTTCAATGAATTACCAGATGTAGGGGACGTGCCTATCGTAGCTGATATGTCATCCAATATATTATCTGAAGAAGTGGATGTTAACAAATATGGCGTAATCTATGCTGGTGCACAAAAAAACATGGGACCAGCTGGTGTAACAGTTGTTATCATTAGAGAAGATTTAATAGGTGACCCTCAGGATATAACACCTACAATGCTTAAGTATAAAACACATTCTGATAAGGGTTCAATGTTCAATACACCTCCTACTTATAGTATTTATGTAGCTGGTATGGTTTTTGAATGGATAAAAGAATTAGGTGGAATTGGTGCTATTCAAAAAAGAAACGAAGAAAAAGCAAAATTGATCTATGATTATCTTGATTCTAGCAAATTGTTCAAAGGAACAGTAGCCCAAAAAGACCGTTCGTTAATGAATATTCCTTTTGTATTGCCTACTGATGAACTTAATGCTGAATTTATCAAAGAAGCTGCAGACAGAGGTATGGTTAACCTTAAGGGACATAGAACTGTTGGTGGTATGAGAGCTAGTATCTACAATGCAATGCCTTTAGAAGGTGTTAAGAAATTAGTTGATTTCATGAAAGAGTTTGAAGAAAACAATAAGTAG
- a CDS encoding DUF1015 domain-containing protein: MAIIRPFCGVRPSAEYAENIAALPYDVYNREEAVEEVKGKPYSFLRIDRAEVEMDMGIDTYDKKVYQHARDKFDEFVEKGYFIQDDKPCLYLYELEMNGRKQLGIVTCTSVDDYLNNNIKKHELTREAKEQDRINHVDYLDANTGPIFLTYRAEQEINTLMDKYVNDNTPIYDFTADDEISHRVWVVEDDKLIEQLVLHFKNIDSLYIADGHHRAASAVKVAMKRRKANPDYNGTEEFNFFLSVVFPDNQLHIMDYNRVVKDLNNYKVSELINEIEKNFVVEEIGSEPYKPTDKLEFGMFVEGKWYKLTAKDQLKSIDDPVSSLDVSILYDYLLQPILDIGDPRIDKRIDFVGGIRGLKELERRAQSDMKIAFSMYPTKIEELMNIADASKLMPPKSTWFEPKLRSGLFIHKLS, from the coding sequence ATGGCGATAATTAGACCCTTTTGTGGTGTAAGACCTTCTGCTGAGTATGCTGAAAATATAGCTGCTTTGCCTTATGATGTTTATAATAGAGAAGAAGCAGTAGAAGAGGTTAAGGGAAAACCCTATTCCTTTTTGAGGATTGATAGAGCTGAAGTTGAGATGGATATGGGTATTGATACATACGATAAGAAGGTTTATCAACATGCAAGAGACAAATTTGATGAATTTGTTGAAAAAGGTTATTTTATTCAAGACGATAAACCTTGTTTATATCTATATGAACTTGAAATGAACGGAAGAAAACAACTAGGAATCGTTACTTGTACTTCAGTAGACGATTATTTGAATAATAATATCAAAAAACATGAATTGACTAGAGAAGCTAAGGAACAAGACAGAATTAATCATGTTGATTATCTAGATGCTAATACAGGACCTATTTTCTTAACTTATAGAGCTGAACAAGAGATTAATACTTTGATGGATAAGTATGTCAATGATAATACACCTATATATGATTTTACAGCTGATGATGAAATTAGTCATAGAGTATGGGTAGTAGAAGATGATAAGCTTATAGAGCAGTTAGTCTTGCATTTTAAGAACATTGATAGTCTCTATATAGCTGATGGTCACCATAGAGCTGCATCAGCTGTTAAAGTAGCTATGAAGAGACGAAAAGCTAATCCGGATTATAATGGAACAGAAGAATTCAATTTCTTTTTATCAGTTGTTTTTCCTGATAACCAGTTACATATCATGGATTATAATAGAGTAGTCAAAGACCTGAATAATTATAAGGTAAGTGAACTGATAAATGAAATAGAGAAGAATTTTGTTGTAGAGGAGATTGGCAGTGAGCCTTACAAACCTACTGATAAGTTGGAATTTGGTATGTTTGTAGAAGGTAAGTGGTACAAACTTACGGCAAAAGACCAATTAAAATCAATTGATGATCCTGTTAGTAGCCTTGATGTTTCAATACTATATGATTATCTGTTACAGCCTATTCTTGATATAGGTGATCCTAGAATTGATAAGAGAATAGACTTTGTTGGAGGTATCAGAGGATTAAAAGAGCTGGAACGCAGAGCACAGTCTGATATGAAGATTGCATTTTCAATGTATCCAACAAAGATTGAAGAACTAATGAACATAGCGGATGCCAGTAAATTGATGCCACCAAAATCAACATGGTTTGAACCTAAACTGCGTAGTGGTTTATTTATTCATAAATTAAGTTGA
- the ilvB gene encoding biosynthetic-type acetolactate synthase large subunit — MKLTGAQIVIECLKEQSVDTVFGYPGGAVLNIYDEIYKNMDSIKHILTSHEQGASHAADGYARSTGKVGVVIATSGPGATNLVTGIATAYMDSVPMVAITGNVPVSLLGRDSFQEVDITGVTMPITKHNYIVKDVNDLADIIREAFYTAKEGRPGPVLIDIPKDVTANQAEYEPVVPKKVSRCSKNITTESIEEAIELIKNSKKPYIYAGGGVIISEAAKELKDFAEKVQAPVTCSLMGIGGFPTNDDLYTGMIGMHGSKASNLGVTACDLLIVVGARFSDRVIGKPDKFANKARVLQIDVDPAEVNKNILTYHSVIGDIKKVLQQLNDRLEEQNHTEWLSEIKYLKEKYPLKYPTDCVSAQYAIEKLDEITEGEAIITTEVGQHQMWAGQYYKFKEPRKFLTSGGLGTMGYGFGACLGAKVGNPDKIVVNIAGDGSFRMNFNELLTAVRHNIKIIVLVINNGVLGMVRQWQTLFYDERYSFTTLNQDLDYVKLAESMGAVGFNITSKDQVEDVFKKAIEETKPVIINCVIDKDDKVFPMVAPGKPIEDVIVE, encoded by the coding sequence GTGAAATTAACAGGAGCACAGATTGTAATTGAATGTTTGAAAGAGCAAAGTGTTGATACAGTATTTGGATATCCAGGTGGTGCTGTTCTGAACATATATGATGAAATATATAAAAACATGGATAGTATTAAGCATATTCTTACATCTCATGAACAAGGAGCATCTCACGCAGCTGATGGTTATGCTAGGTCAACTGGAAAAGTCGGCGTTGTTATAGCCACTTCTGGTCCAGGTGCAACTAACTTGGTTACAGGTATAGCTACTGCTTATATGGACTCTGTACCAATGGTAGCTATTACAGGTAATGTACCTGTATCACTACTTGGTAGAGATAGTTTTCAGGAAGTTGATATAACTGGTGTGACTATGCCTATTACTAAACACAATTATATTGTAAAGGATGTCAATGATCTGGCTGACATTATTAGAGAAGCTTTCTATACAGCTAAAGAGGGACGACCTGGTCCAGTTCTTATTGACATACCAAAGGATGTAACAGCTAACCAAGCAGAATATGAGCCTGTGGTACCAAAAAAAGTCAGCAGATGCTCTAAGAATATTACAACAGAATCTATTGAAGAAGCTATAGAATTAATTAAGAATTCTAAAAAGCCTTATATCTATGCAGGCGGAGGAGTAATAATCTCAGAAGCTGCTAAAGAATTAAAGGATTTTGCTGAGAAAGTTCAAGCACCAGTTACATGTAGTTTGATGGGTATTGGTGGATTCCCAACAAATGATGACCTATATACAGGTATGATAGGAATGCATGGTTCAAAAGCTAGTAACTTGGGTGTAACTGCATGTGATTTGCTTATTGTAGTTGGAGCCAGATTCAGTGATAGGGTTATTGGAAAACCAGATAAATTCGCTAATAAAGCAAGAGTACTTCAAATAGATGTTGACCCTGCAGAGGTTAATAAGAATATATTGACTTATCATTCTGTGATAGGCGACATCAAAAAAGTACTACAACAGTTGAATGATAGGTTAGAGGAACAAAATCATACAGAGTGGTTAAGCGAAATAAAATACTTAAAAGAAAAATATCCTCTAAAATATCCTACAGATTGCGTTAGTGCTCAATACGCTATTGAAAAATTAGATGAGATTACAGAAGGTGAAGCCATAATTACTACTGAAGTAGGTCAACATCAAATGTGGGCTGGACAGTATTACAAATTCAAAGAGCCTAGAAAATTCTTGACATCAGGTGGTCTTGGAACTATGGGTTATGGATTTGGGGCATGTCTTGGTGCTAAGGTAGGTAATCCAGATAAAATAGTTGTCAATATAGCTGGTGATGGAAGTTTTAGAATGAACTTTAATGAATTATTAACAGCTGTAAGACATAACATCAAGATCATAGTACTAGTTATTAATAATGGAGTTCTAGGTATGGTTAGACAATGGCAAACGCTATTCTATGACGAAAGATATTCCTTCACAACTCTTAATCAAGATCTTGACTATGTAAAATTAGCTGAGTCAATGGGAGCTGTCGGTTTTAATATAACTAGTAAAGACCAAGTGGAAGATGTTTTCAAAAAAGCTATCGAAGAAACTAAGCCAGTAATCATAAATTGTGTTATTGACAAAGATGATAAAGTATTCCCAATGGTAGCTCCAGGAAAACCAATTGAAGATGTAATTGTTGAATAA